A part of Myxococcus landrumus genomic DNA contains:
- a CDS encoding BatD family protein — protein MSRWMALLAMLLCVGALPSSVRAQPQPPGAPAHEVTQPLDISVRVEPQQVRIGDPFTYHVVLTHPKDHRYELAVPKETGDFEFLDQTRQRHDGTDSASTTFAIRMSAFALGSVTVPTLEFDVATPEGPRHYSLPGRTIDVASTLPADADGQGADLFDIQPPQEVPIRSWRLVLTLLGALAAAVLAWLLFRWWKNRPKHVVVPPPLPLDVRTRKALDTLKAENLPARGQVKDYYFRLSEIIRGYLGERYGFEALECTSSELMASLRRLSPLGLPEDKLMRFVSESDMVKYARADASPESCRDALLFGYELVEKTFVPPQPPQAPANAAAPRVQ, from the coding sequence ATGAGCCGGTGGATGGCCTTGCTCGCGATGCTGCTGTGCGTGGGAGCGCTCCCGTCGAGCGTCCGTGCCCAGCCTCAACCTCCCGGCGCGCCCGCGCACGAGGTGACGCAGCCCCTGGACATCTCGGTTCGAGTGGAGCCGCAGCAGGTCCGGATTGGCGACCCGTTCACCTACCACGTGGTGCTCACCCACCCGAAGGACCACCGCTATGAGCTGGCGGTGCCCAAGGAGACGGGTGACTTCGAGTTCCTGGACCAGACGCGCCAGCGCCATGACGGGACGGACTCCGCCTCCACGACGTTCGCCATCCGCATGTCGGCGTTCGCGCTGGGGAGCGTGACGGTGCCCACGCTCGAGTTCGACGTGGCCACGCCGGAAGGGCCGCGCCACTACTCGCTGCCGGGGCGCACCATCGACGTCGCGTCCACGCTGCCCGCGGACGCGGATGGACAGGGCGCGGACCTGTTCGACATCCAGCCTCCGCAGGAAGTGCCCATCCGTTCGTGGCGGTTGGTGCTGACGCTCCTGGGGGCGCTGGCCGCGGCGGTCCTGGCGTGGCTGCTCTTCCGCTGGTGGAAGAACCGCCCCAAGCACGTGGTGGTGCCGCCGCCGTTGCCCTTGGACGTGCGCACGCGCAAGGCGCTGGACACGCTGAAGGCGGAGAACCTGCCCGCGCGAGGCCAGGTGAAGGACTACTACTTCCGCCTGTCCGAAATCATCCGAGGCTACCTGGGGGAGCGCTATGGCTTCGAGGCGCTGGAGTGCACCAGCTCCGAGCTGATGGCCTCGCTGCGCCGGCTGTCCCCCCTGGGCCTTCCGGAAGACAAGCTGATGCGCTTCGTGTCCGAGTCGGACATGGTGAAGTACGCCCGGGCGGATGCGTCGCCCGAGAGCTGCCGTGACGCGCTCCTGTTCGGCTACGAGCTCGTCGAGAAGACCTTCGTTCCGCCCCAGCCGCCTCAGGCTCCCGCCAATGCCGCCGCTCCCCGCGTTCAATAA
- a CDS encoding AAA family ATPase, translated as MNTDIRALTERVQQESSFVEVLNQETGKVIVGQRYMLERILIGLLCNGHVLLEGVPGLAKTLTVRTVADALSATFMRIQFTPDLLPADVVGTMIYNQQAANFTVRKGPIFANIVLADEINRAPAKVQSALLEAMAERQVTIGDQTFGLPSPFLVLATQNPIEQEGTYPLPEAQVDRFMLKVKVGYPTREEEKVIMDRMAGGSPPRAQRVIAVEHLVRARELVHHIYMDEKVKEYILNVVFATREPGKYGLKDLADYIQFGASPRATISLAQAARAHAFLRHRGFVTPEDVKAIAFDVLRHRIAMTYEAEAEDLTPEKIIQRVFDRVEVP; from the coding sequence ATGAACACGGACATCCGCGCGCTCACCGAACGCGTGCAGCAGGAAAGCAGCTTTGTCGAGGTCCTCAACCAGGAAACCGGCAAGGTCATCGTCGGTCAGCGCTACATGCTGGAGCGCATCCTCATTGGCCTGTTGTGCAACGGCCACGTGCTCCTGGAGGGTGTGCCTGGCCTCGCCAAGACGCTCACGGTGCGCACGGTGGCGGATGCCCTCAGCGCGACCTTCATGCGCATCCAGTTCACCCCGGACCTGCTGCCCGCCGACGTGGTGGGCACGATGATCTACAACCAGCAGGCCGCCAACTTCACCGTTCGCAAGGGCCCCATCTTCGCGAACATCGTCCTCGCGGACGAAATCAACCGCGCGCCCGCCAAGGTGCAGTCCGCGCTGCTGGAGGCCATGGCCGAGCGCCAGGTCACCATCGGCGACCAGACCTTCGGGCTGCCCTCTCCGTTCCTCGTGCTGGCCACGCAGAACCCCATCGAGCAGGAAGGCACCTACCCGCTGCCCGAAGCGCAGGTGGACCGCTTCATGCTCAAGGTGAAGGTGGGCTACCCCACGCGCGAGGAGGAGAAGGTCATCATGGACCGCATGGCCGGCGGCTCGCCTCCGCGAGCGCAGCGGGTCATCGCGGTGGAGCACCTGGTGCGTGCCCGCGAGCTCGTCCACCACATCTACATGGACGAGAAGGTGAAGGAGTACATCCTCAACGTGGTGTTCGCCACGCGCGAGCCCGGCAAGTACGGCCTCAAGGATTTGGCGGACTACATCCAGTTCGGCGCCTCGCCGCGCGCCACCATCTCCCTGGCGCAGGCCGCGCGGGCGCACGCCTTCCTGCGGCACCGCGGCTTCGTCACGCCCGAGGACGTCAAGGCGATTGCCTTCGACGTGCTCCGCCACCGCATCGCCATGACGTACGAGGCGGAGGCCGAGGACCTCACCCCGGAGAAAATCATCCAGCGCGTGTTCGACCGCGTCGAAGTGCCCTGA
- a CDS encoding DUF2157 domain-containing protein, translating to MPKDLLDLDATPERLRELFAAGALPPASRERAMQLALGAPPAEAWRRFLSTTLLALGAMLVLSGIIYFFAYNWADLHRFAKLGLIAAGIAASALAARGRGDKLSGQFCLFAASVLVGAMLAVYGQAYQTGADAFELFVGWAALILPWVAMSRFPALWLLLGVLINTGAILFHFQVLAERFSVFHPLRGLDWLAVALSLLNGFAWATYEHFANLKVPWLQDRWLPRVLAVMTVAPVLVMTSALIVDPNEFASPAAYIAMGLVVATLAADYALHRHLRGELFLLTLGLFCVISLVTTFIGDVITDGARNIELALIIIPIALVAQLGLAISWLRAQARATGASEES from the coding sequence GTGCCGAAAGACCTGCTCGACCTTGATGCGACTCCAGAGCGCCTGAGAGAACTCTTCGCCGCCGGAGCGCTTCCTCCAGCCTCGCGGGAGCGCGCGATGCAGCTCGCCCTGGGCGCACCACCCGCCGAGGCCTGGCGGCGCTTCCTGTCCACCACGCTGCTCGCGCTCGGCGCCATGTTGGTGCTGTCCGGCATCATCTACTTCTTCGCGTACAACTGGGCCGACCTGCATCGCTTCGCGAAGCTGGGCCTCATCGCCGCGGGCATCGCCGCGTCCGCCCTGGCCGCGCGCGGGCGTGGAGACAAGCTCTCCGGCCAGTTCTGTCTGTTCGCCGCATCGGTCCTCGTCGGGGCGATGCTCGCCGTCTACGGGCAGGCGTACCAGACCGGCGCCGATGCGTTCGAGCTGTTCGTCGGCTGGGCCGCGCTCATCCTCCCCTGGGTGGCCATGTCGCGCTTCCCCGCGCTCTGGCTGCTCCTCGGGGTCCTCATCAACACCGGCGCCATCCTCTTCCATTTTCAAGTGCTGGCCGAGCGGTTCAGTGTCTTCCACCCGCTCAGGGGACTCGACTGGCTCGCGGTGGCGCTGAGCCTCCTCAACGGCTTCGCCTGGGCCACGTACGAGCACTTCGCCAACCTGAAGGTCCCCTGGCTCCAGGACCGATGGCTGCCCCGCGTCCTCGCGGTGATGACGGTGGCGCCCGTGCTCGTGATGACCTCGGCGCTCATCGTCGACCCGAACGAATTCGCCTCCCCCGCGGCCTACATCGCCATGGGTCTGGTCGTGGCGACCCTGGCCGCGGACTACGCCCTGCACCGGCACCTGCGCGGTGAGCTGTTCCTCCTCACCCTGGGCCTCTTCTGCGTCATCTCGCTCGTCACCACCTTCATCGGCGACGTCATCACCGACGGCGCGAGGAACATCGAGCTCGCCTTGATCATCATCCCCATCGCCCTCGTCGCACAGTTGGGGCTCGCCATCTCCTGGCTGCGCGCCCAGGCCCGGGCCACGGGCGCTTCGGAGGAGTCCTGA
- a CDS encoding M14 family metallopeptidase, translating into MRHVGRRRYSRLVAPACLLLAWGLAGTVHAHSTMSTTPAISIPPPQALAARWEQVHLRSLPLAPLVRHSDVEQHLKALQARAPDFFKLEVAGHSVEGRALYHVTVGTGPRRILLWSQMHGDEPTATTALLDLFEFLSTNREEPWVSRLLSQLTLHAVPMLNPDGAHRFQRRNAQGIDINRDALALQTPEARTLKSLRDALEPSVGFNLHNQGWRHGVGDTGRPASISVLAPAFDKARGDNPGRLLAKKVCGVIRDAVETLAPGQVGRYDDTFEARAFGDNMTRWGTPTVLIETGAWTSLPPDEPLVRLNFVALATALDSLASGQAEQADLARYDSIPENDSSGIVHLLLKGIGMFGADGKPFTGDVGIAVSRAVRTKGKKLALVHVGKIDELGDLRVLGAIETVDGAGLFVVPGTGKGAKPGDTYRLAQPARQALSLGQRADLLLLRPLEAAGTFRIERIIRFDP; encoded by the coding sequence ATGCGCCACGTCGGACGCCGTCGCTACAGTCGACTCGTTGCCCCGGCCTGTCTCCTCCTCGCGTGGGGCCTTGCCGGAACGGTCCACGCCCACTCCACCATGTCCACCACTCCCGCCATCTCCATTCCTCCTCCCCAGGCGCTCGCGGCGCGGTGGGAGCAGGTTCATCTCCGGTCGCTTCCGCTCGCGCCGCTCGTCCGGCACTCGGATGTGGAGCAGCACCTGAAGGCGCTGCAGGCTCGCGCACCGGACTTCTTCAAGCTGGAGGTCGCGGGGCATTCGGTGGAGGGGCGCGCGCTCTACCACGTCACCGTGGGGACGGGACCGCGCCGCATCCTGCTCTGGTCGCAGATGCACGGCGACGAGCCCACGGCCACGACCGCGCTGTTGGACCTCTTCGAGTTCCTCTCGACGAACCGCGAGGAGCCCTGGGTCTCACGGCTGCTCTCCCAGCTCACGCTGCATGCCGTCCCCATGCTCAACCCCGACGGCGCCCATCGCTTCCAGCGTCGCAATGCCCAGGGCATCGACATCAATCGGGATGCACTTGCACTCCAGACACCCGAGGCGCGGACGCTCAAGTCACTGAGGGACGCCCTGGAGCCCTCCGTCGGCTTCAATCTGCACAACCAGGGATGGCGCCACGGCGTGGGGGACACGGGGCGGCCCGCGTCCATCTCCGTGCTCGCCCCCGCGTTCGACAAGGCGCGGGGTGACAACCCTGGACGCCTCCTCGCCAAGAAGGTCTGCGGGGTGATTCGCGACGCGGTGGAGACCCTCGCGCCCGGACAGGTGGGCCGCTACGACGACACCTTCGAGGCGCGCGCCTTCGGCGACAACATGACGCGCTGGGGAACGCCCACGGTCCTCATCGAGACCGGCGCGTGGACCTCGCTTCCTCCGGACGAGCCCCTGGTGCGCCTCAACTTCGTCGCGCTCGCCACCGCGCTGGATTCGCTCGCCAGTGGTCAGGCGGAGCAGGCGGACCTCGCGCGCTACGATTCCATCCCGGAGAACGACAGCTCGGGCATCGTGCACTTGTTGCTCAAGGGCATCGGCATGTTCGGCGCGGATGGCAAGCCCTTCACGGGCGACGTGGGCATCGCCGTCAGTCGCGCTGTGCGCACGAAGGGGAAGAAGCTCGCCCTGGTGCACGTGGGCAAGATTGACGAGCTCGGAGACCTGCGAGTCCTGGGCGCCATCGAGACCGTGGACGGCGCGGGGCTGTTCGTCGTGCCAGGGACGGGGAAGGGGGCGAAGCCGGGTGACACCTACCGACTGGCTCAGCCCGCGCGGCAGGCCCTGTCGCTGGGACAGCGCGCGGACCTGCTGCTGCTGCGGCCCCTGGAGGCCGCGGGCACCTTCCGCATCGAGCGCATCATCCGCTTCGACCCTTGA
- a CDS encoding alpha/beta fold hydrolase, with amino-acid sequence MKGFPQAGAPSAGPEESSLLAQLSPAVKAAVHWIPDGGALRVLEGGHGPTVLLLHGRGGAASTWFAYLTALARTHRVLAVDLPGFGMSSSGGGTVHSAEEGVRFFTDPVEALLEQLAPGPVSVVGHSLGGLVGLELALRTRVPVERLVLLDAMGLGPDMTRKARAFFRAGPERLARSLGPWAWARMMPPAPTPLGQRLGALEYELMSIPGGRDEAAHAFDKLVPLTGPVFHRQEKLTQVTAPVLLIWGEREEVLPVSLAEEALRRFPNARLVRMDAAHSPHHERPERVLPELKSFLETPRDAEKP; translated from the coding sequence GTGAAGGGCTTTCCCCAGGCAGGGGCCCCCTCGGCGGGACCCGAGGAGTCCTCCCTCCTGGCCCAGCTGTCCCCGGCGGTGAAGGCGGCGGTGCACTGGATTCCGGACGGAGGAGCCCTCCGGGTGCTCGAGGGAGGCCACGGGCCCACCGTGCTGCTGCTGCACGGGCGTGGCGGAGCGGCCTCCACATGGTTCGCGTACCTGACGGCCCTGGCGAGGACCCACCGGGTGTTGGCGGTGGACCTGCCCGGCTTCGGAATGTCCTCGTCCGGAGGCGGGACTGTCCACTCGGCCGAGGAAGGGGTGCGCTTCTTCACGGACCCGGTGGAGGCCCTGCTGGAGCAGCTCGCCCCCGGCCCCGTTTCGGTGGTGGGCCACTCGCTGGGCGGACTGGTGGGGCTGGAGCTGGCCCTGCGGACGCGTGTCCCGGTGGAGCGGCTGGTGCTGCTGGACGCCATGGGCCTGGGACCGGACATGACGCGCAAGGCCCGGGCCTTCTTCCGGGCGGGGCCGGAGCGACTGGCGCGCTCGCTGGGCCCTTGGGCCTGGGCGAGGATGATGCCTCCCGCGCCAACGCCGCTGGGGCAACGGCTCGGCGCCCTGGAGTACGAGCTGATGTCCATCCCGGGTGGACGCGACGAGGCGGCACACGCCTTCGACAAGCTGGTGCCCCTGACGGGCCCCGTGTTCCATCGCCAGGAGAAACTGACCCAGGTCACCGCGCCAGTGCTCCTCATCTGGGGAGAGCGGGAGGAGGTCCTGCCCGTGTCACTCGCGGAAGAAGCCCTGCGGCGGTTTCCGAACGCTCGACTCGTCCGAATGGACGCGGCGCACAGCCCGCATCACGAGCGCCCCGAGCGAGTCCTCCCCGAGCTGAAGTCCTTCCTGGAGACGCCGCGCGACGCGGAGAAGCCGTAG
- a CDS encoding vWA domain-containing protein — MPPLPAFNNPEALWGLLLVPLLFVQAWRERRARAPLRFSAANVFARSGKGLRTYLLPLLPLLRAAAVVAAVLAIARPQVRDSRVRDLSVEGIDIVVALDLSTSMEAGDFRPQNRLHVAKEVLSDFISNRVNDRIGLVVFAGAAYTQAPLTLDYGVLKEVIKQIRTRVLEDGTAIGDALATSLNRLRDSEAKSRVVVLITDGDNNAGKISPMDAANMAQALHVPVYTILVGKGGKVPFPQGTDLFGNTVWRETEIPINPELMQDIADRTGGEYYRATDPEGLRRGLQKVLDSLERSRLMEGGASATYREEFHPFLLAAFGLAALELLLRATFLRVFP; from the coding sequence ATGCCGCCGCTCCCCGCGTTCAATAACCCCGAGGCGCTCTGGGGACTGCTGCTCGTGCCGCTCTTGTTCGTGCAGGCCTGGCGGGAGCGCCGTGCCCGCGCGCCGCTGCGCTTCTCCGCGGCGAACGTGTTCGCCCGAAGCGGCAAGGGCCTGCGCACGTACCTGTTGCCCCTCTTGCCGCTGCTGCGCGCGGCGGCGGTGGTGGCGGCGGTGCTCGCCATCGCGCGTCCCCAGGTGCGTGACTCGCGCGTGAGGGACTTGTCGGTGGAGGGCATCGACATCGTGGTGGCGCTGGACTTGTCCACGTCCATGGAGGCCGGAGACTTCCGGCCGCAGAACCGCCTGCACGTGGCGAAGGAAGTGCTGAGCGACTTCATCTCCAACCGCGTGAATGACCGCATCGGCCTGGTGGTCTTCGCGGGCGCGGCCTACACCCAGGCGCCGCTGACGCTGGACTACGGCGTGCTGAAGGAAGTCATCAAGCAGATCCGCACGCGGGTGCTGGAGGACGGCACCGCGATTGGAGACGCGCTGGCCACGTCGCTCAACCGTCTGCGCGACTCGGAGGCGAAGAGCCGCGTGGTGGTGCTGATTACGGACGGCGACAACAACGCGGGGAAGATTTCGCCCATGGACGCCGCGAACATGGCGCAGGCGCTTCACGTGCCCGTCTACACCATCCTGGTGGGCAAGGGCGGCAAGGTGCCCTTCCCGCAGGGCACGGACCTGTTCGGCAACACCGTGTGGCGCGAGACGGAGATTCCCATCAACCCGGAGCTGATGCAGGACATCGCGGACCGCACGGGCGGGGAGTACTACCGCGCGACGGACCCGGAGGGCTTGCGGCGAGGACTTCAGAAGGTGCTCGACTCGTTGGAGCGCTCGCGGTTGATGGAGGGTGGTGCCTCCGCGACGTACCGTGAGGAGTTCCACCCGTTCCTGCTGGCCGCGTTCGGGCTGGCCGCGCTGGAGCTGCTCCTGCGCGCCACCTTCCTGAGGGTCTTCCCGTGA
- a CDS encoding DUF4401 domain-containing protein, which produces MSLRPSLREVFQGLQLDEVSESRARTSLEALQRTSTASPWYVKAFAGAGAWISAAFVLSFFGCVGVMENEVIFIAVGLFASICATLLRRLATGAFVDQLTLALALAGVGMVTAGVGMTSEDVETTAVANLLLSAGLLVAFPDSIFRFIATLNVVGASLVLLWSGLGVLGVDIGVFVCAAVAQFLLIFQPRLAVSRVGEIADSVTLGLSACVPLLLLGRSTMSAMDSLVGLGFDTHIVAPPISVLTLGLTALTLYTAWHTMKELDLEPASSTGAGVFVALTLMALLTPHTPSVIASVGLLLSGFLRRNSLLLGIAVAFLLVSGSWYYYDLGLSLLAKSGALVGSGAILLALRWFLSQREPRTAVEAR; this is translated from the coding sequence ATGTCCCTTCGCCCCTCCTTGCGCGAAGTCTTCCAAGGGCTCCAGCTCGACGAAGTCTCCGAGTCCCGAGCCCGCACCTCGCTGGAAGCCCTCCAACGAACCAGCACCGCCAGCCCCTGGTACGTCAAGGCATTCGCGGGCGCTGGCGCGTGGATCTCCGCCGCCTTCGTCCTGAGCTTCTTCGGCTGCGTGGGTGTCATGGAGAACGAGGTCATCTTCATCGCGGTGGGGCTGTTCGCGAGCATCTGCGCCACCCTCCTGCGGCGACTGGCCACCGGCGCCTTCGTCGACCAGCTCACGCTCGCCCTCGCGCTGGCGGGCGTGGGCATGGTGACCGCGGGCGTCGGCATGACGTCGGAGGACGTCGAAACCACCGCCGTCGCGAACCTCCTCCTCAGCGCCGGGCTGCTCGTCGCCTTCCCGGACTCCATCTTCCGCTTCATCGCCACGCTCAACGTCGTGGGGGCCTCGCTCGTCCTTCTTTGGAGCGGCCTGGGAGTCCTGGGCGTGGATATCGGCGTGTTCGTGTGTGCCGCGGTCGCGCAGTTCCTGCTCATCTTCCAGCCCCGGCTCGCCGTCAGCCGCGTGGGGGAAATCGCGGACTCCGTCACCCTTGGACTCTCCGCCTGCGTCCCGCTCCTGTTGCTGGGCCGAAGCACGATGAGCGCCATGGACTCACTCGTCGGGCTTGGCTTTGACACGCACATCGTGGCCCCGCCCATCTCGGTCCTCACGCTGGGCCTCACCGCGCTCACCCTCTACACCGCGTGGCACACCATGAAGGAGCTCGACCTGGAGCCGGCGAGCAGCACCGGCGCGGGCGTCTTCGTCGCGCTCACGCTGATGGCCTTGCTCACGCCCCATACCCCCTCGGTCATCGCCTCGGTGGGGCTGCTCCTGAGTGGCTTCCTCCGCCGCAACAGCCTCCTGCTGGGAATCGCGGTGGCCTTCCTCCTCGTCTCGGGCAGCTGGTACTACTACGACCTGGGCCTCTCCCTGTTGGCCAAGTCCGGAGCCCTGGTGGGCAGCGGCGCAATCCTCCTCGCGCTCCGGTGGTTCCTGTCCCAGCGCGAACCTCGGACGGCGGTGGAGGCACGATGA
- a CDS encoding DUF58 domain-containing protein, translating into MLPKDLIRRIRKLEIRTRKVVSDMLAGQYHSVFKGRGMAFSEVRQYQPGDEIRIIDWNVTARMNEAYVKVFTEERELTVMLLVDVSASKEFGSRERTKAEIAAEVAAQIAFSAIANNDRVGLILFSDRVEKVVPPRKGRTHVLRLVSDILTFQPAGKGTDLSVGLTYLTQVSKRKAVTFLVSDFQAQGFEKPLRLVGRKHDLVPVVVEDPLEEAFPRLGLVEMEDPETGDRFVVDTSDPGVRGRYSRFMQAARDERRKLFKKLELDHVELRAGDDHGKALAQFFRARARRMAA; encoded by the coding sequence GTGCTGCCCAAGGACCTCATCCGCCGCATCCGCAAGCTGGAGATTCGCACCCGCAAGGTGGTCTCCGACATGCTCGCGGGCCAGTACCACTCGGTCTTCAAGGGCCGGGGCATGGCGTTCTCCGAAGTGCGGCAGTACCAGCCCGGCGATGAGATTCGCATCATCGACTGGAACGTCACCGCGAGGATGAACGAGGCCTACGTCAAGGTCTTCACCGAGGAGCGCGAGCTCACGGTGATGCTGCTCGTGGACGTCTCGGCGTCGAAGGAGTTCGGCTCGCGCGAGCGCACCAAGGCGGAGATCGCCGCCGAGGTCGCCGCGCAGATTGCCTTCAGCGCCATCGCCAACAACGACCGCGTGGGGCTCATCCTCTTCTCGGACCGGGTGGAGAAGGTGGTGCCACCACGCAAGGGCCGCACCCACGTGCTGCGGTTGGTGAGCGACATCCTGACCTTCCAGCCCGCGGGCAAGGGCACGGACCTGTCCGTGGGCCTGACGTACCTGACGCAGGTGTCGAAGCGGAAGGCCGTCACGTTCCTGGTCTCCGACTTCCAGGCGCAGGGCTTCGAGAAGCCGCTGCGGTTGGTGGGGCGCAAGCACGACCTGGTCCCCGTGGTGGTGGAGGACCCGCTCGAGGAGGCCTTCCCGCGCCTGGGCCTGGTGGAGATGGAGGACCCGGAGACGGGCGACCGCTTCGTCGTGGACACCAGCGACCCGGGCGTGCGCGGGCGCTACTCGCGCTTCATGCAAGCCGCGCGTGACGAGCGGCGAAAGCTCTTCAAGAAGCTGGAGTTGGACCACGTGGAGCTGCGAGCGGGAGATGACCACGGCAAGGCGCTCGCGCAGTTCTTCCGCGCGCGGGCCCGGAGGATGGCGGCATGA